One window from the genome of Dolosigranulum savutiense encodes:
- a CDS encoding YhcH/YjgK/YiaL family protein has product MELLNINHIDELSHPVIHPIIKRIREKGLENLCQLNSDAFEDKKLNIVEFETVPATEKEWESHKKFIDVFIPIEGSEIVYHNFMSNLVEGEYDAEKDLIVSEGPHASKITIHPGDILILYPEDAHKPGIQVDVPQKMVKAVVKVPVDS; this is encoded by the coding sequence ATGGAGCTTTTAAATATTAATCATATTGATGAATTAAGTCATCCCGTGATCCATCCTATTATTAAACGAATCAGAGAAAAAGGACTAGAAAATTTATGTCAGTTAAATAGTGATGCATTTGAAGATAAAAAATTAAATATAGTAGAATTTGAAACGGTCCCTGCAACAGAAAAAGAATGGGAAAGTCATAAAAAGTTTATTGATGTATTTATTCCAATTGAAGGTTCTGAAATTGTTTATCATAATTTTATGTCGAATTTAGTTGAAGGTGAATATGATGCAGAGAAAGATTTAATTGTCAGTGAAGGACCACATGCATCTAAAATAACTATTCATCCCGGTGATATTTTAATTCTTTATCCAGAAGATGCACATAAACCAGGTATTCAAGTGGATGTACCCCAAAAAATGGTGAAAGCAGTGGTTAAGGTACCAGTTGATTCATAA
- a CDS encoding exo-alpha-sialidase, which translates to MSPFILEKELVSAQEVSEISEVETKDNASQLVTEEVEPLSTIVPEANLDSEALQDIQLRDGSSNESSIQPKYHSENVDLSNDGYAVEKPDDVLTAESQTVTIEYSSLHKAKLQAIVGYSNDQNDQTNNYFSLYVRDDGTAGFELRSPKHGVNYLYERPAAVAGKRNGEVATNKLAFVADRENKRYKLFANGVKIIDQQVKNYVGLNDLEKLNSFTLGGVKRNKALAYGFTGTIQQYNAVGTALSDEELKKLTQVNDNKHLIFKANDETKANYFRIPTLYTLKNGRVLSSIDARHGGTHDSYSNISIGLAHSDDNGQTWSQPRLPLKFNDYENQSINWPRDAKGKEFRIKGSASFIDSALVQDQSSGRVHMLVDFMPAGIGNMNADKNDSGYKEINGNKYIKLKADNEEGYNYTIRENGLIYDDRTDKPTEFSVDGQYNLKKNNEPIMQEQYSVRVRSDKLEEYKNGNKVQSNIFYKDAPFKITPTNYIGVISSDDNGETWSDPKLLPPLLGLKHNAPYLGPGQGLQLSTNGRLIFTAYTQGKMTYIYSDDNGKTWGIKEASLPFSNATAEAQMVELKPGIIRTYMRTSTGKIGYMTSRDGGDTWSKVSYLDHIHNTKYGTQVTVVKLSKLVDGKPALVMATPNSTKGRRNGQLWLGLIDEETLSVDWKYSLNIDGEKFGFSYSGLTELANGDIGLYYEKYDSWSRNELHLQDVLTFEKFTIKQIKEG; encoded by the coding sequence ATGTCACCATTTATTCTTGAGAAAGAGTTAGTAAGTGCACAAGAAGTAAGTGAAATATCTGAAGTAGAAACTAAAGATAATGCTTCACAATTAGTAACGGAAGAGGTCGAACCGCTATCAACAATAGTACCAGAAGCTAACTTGGATAGTGAGGCTCTACAGGATATCCAACTAAGAGACGGTTCATCTAATGAGAGCAGTATTCAGCCAAAATATCACTCTGAAAATGTAGATTTAAGTAATGATGGTTACGCTGTAGAAAAACCAGATGATGTCTTAACAGCAGAAAGTCAGACTGTAACTATAGAATATTCAAGTTTGCATAAAGCTAAATTACAAGCAATAGTTGGTTATTCTAATGACCAAAATGATCAGACAAATAATTATTTCTCACTTTATGTAAGGGATGACGGAACAGCCGGGTTCGAATTGCGAAGTCCCAAACATGGTGTGAATTACTTATACGAACGACCGGCAGCTGTTGCGGGTAAACGAAATGGAGAGGTGGCAACAAACAAGTTAGCATTTGTAGCTGATCGAGAGAATAAGCGTTATAAATTATTTGCTAATGGGGTAAAAATTATTGATCAACAAGTAAAGAATTATGTTGGGTTAAATGATTTAGAAAAATTGAATTCGTTCACACTCGGAGGTGTGAAGAGAAATAAGGCATTAGCGTATGGGTTCACTGGTACTATACAGCAATATAATGCAGTAGGAACAGCTTTGTCTGATGAGGAATTGAAAAAACTTACTCAAGTAAATGACAATAAACATCTAATTTTTAAAGCTAATGATGAGACGAAGGCGAATTACTTCAGAATTCCTACATTATATACATTGAAGAATGGACGTGTTCTATCTAGTATTGATGCACGACATGGTGGTACACATGATTCTTACAGTAATATAAGTATTGGACTGGCTCACAGTGATGATAATGGGCAAACATGGAGTCAACCAAGATTACCTTTGAAATTTAATGATTATGAAAATCAATCAATTAATTGGCCACGGGATGCTAAAGGAAAAGAATTTAGGATTAAAGGAAGTGCATCATTTATTGATTCGGCATTAGTACAAGATCAGAGTAGTGGGCGTGTGCATATGCTAGTTGACTTTATGCCAGCCGGTATCGGGAATATGAATGCTGATAAAAATGATTCGGGCTATAAAGAAATAAATGGGAATAAATATATTAAACTAAAAGCAGATAATGAAGAAGGATACAATTATACTATTAGAGAAAATGGTTTAATTTATGATGATCGTACAGATAAACCAACAGAGTTTTCAGTAGATGGGCAATATAATTTGAAAAAGAACAATGAGCCTATCATGCAAGAACAATATTCTGTAAGGGTACGTTCAGATAAATTGGAAGAATATAAGAATGGCAATAAAGTTCAAAGTAATATTTTCTACAAGGATGCTCCATTTAAAATCACTCCAACAAATTATATAGGTGTTATTTCAAGTGATGACAACGGTGAAACATGGAGTGATCCAAAGCTATTACCACCATTACTAGGTTTAAAACACAATGCGCCGTATCTAGGCCCAGGTCAAGGACTTCAGTTATCAACTAATGGCCGACTAATATTTACTGCATATACTCAAGGCAAAATGACATATATCTATAGTGATGATAATGGGAAGACATGGGGAATAAAAGAAGCCTCTTTACCATTTTCAAATGCAACTGCTGAAGCTCAGATGGTTGAGTTAAAACCTGGCATAATTAGAACCTATATGAGAACATCAACAGGGAAAATAGGATATATGACTAGTAGAGATGGTGGAGATACTTGGAGTAAAGTGAGTTATTTGGACCATATTCATAATACGAAATATGGGACCCAAGTAACAGTTGTAAAACTCTCTAAACTAGTGGATGGTAAGCCCGCATTAGTCATGGCAACTCCAAATAGTACAAAAGGTCGTCGTAACGGCCAATTATGGTTAGGATTAATTGATGAAGAGACGCTAAGTGTTGATTGGAAATATTCTTTGAATATTGATGGTGAAAAATTTGGTTTTTCATACTCTGGGCTAACAGAATTAGCTAATGGGGATATTGGATTATATTATGAAAAATATGATTCGTGGTCACGCAATGAACTTCATTTACAAGATGTGTTAACATTTGAAAAATTTACAATTAAACAAATAAAAGAAGGGTAG
- a CDS encoding YhcH/YjgK/YiaL family protein — protein sequence MKVLNLKHLDRSEHEDIREVLEFMDQHDLTEYDGANNEVSEDTFFNVARYTTGSPENAQWESHKRYIDVHVPLSGIERIHHNFLSNLEQVDYDEEGDSVASRGKHASELVVQSGDIVVFYPEDAHQTGVAADGPDDVHKVIFKVKI from the coding sequence ATGAAGGTATTAAACTTAAAACATTTAGACAGAAGTGAACATGAAGATATTCGTGAAGTGTTAGAATTTATGGACCAGCATGACTTAACAGAATATGATGGTGCCAATAATGAAGTCTCAGAAGACACATTTTTCAACGTAGCGCGTTATACAACAGGATCACCTGAGAATGCGCAGTGGGAATCACATAAGCGCTATATCGACGTGCATGTCCCGTTATCTGGGATTGAGCGTATCCACCACAACTTCTTATCCAACTTAGAGCAAGTGGACTATGATGAAGAAGGCGACTCGGTGGCTAGTCGCGGCAAGCACGCGAGCGAATTAGTGGTTCAATCTGGTGATATTGTCGTCTTTTACCCAGAAGATGCTCACCAAACGGGCGTGGCAGCTGATGGACCAGACGATGTACACAAAGTTATTTTTAAAGTAAAAATTTAA
- a CDS encoding sodium:solute symporter: MGVAGAFTTVDFIVLIVYLLAVLAAGVYFTDKDMTGKEFFRGDGTIPWYVTSMSIMATLLSPISFMTLAGNSYAGSWLMWFAQLGIFIAVPFAIKFFLPIYAKLDIDTAYDYLERRYSGRSLRYIGSIFFVVYQLGRMSIIMYLPSIALAQVTDISAVTLTILMGIIALIYSYTGGMKAVLWTDFIQSVILIGGVVLLLVFLVSDIDGGFAPVFEALGDNKFLGNDQPLFSANLVQDSVFLLIIGAGFNTLSSYVSSQDIVQRFTTTNDLKKLNKMMLTNGFVGLALTAIFYLIGTGLFIYYTVQNPGLAEGVPQDEIFIYYIAHRIPQGITGIIIAALYAAAQSTLSTGINSVASSWTMDLQSLFMKGELSEKQNKRIGQIVSLVVGIVATGVAILMTKADIVSAYRWFNGFMGLVLGILGGTFGLGIFTKRGNIYGAYAGLVASTSIMIWIQYFLPSGTVSIWANSLISISTSMIVGYIVSLLTKKVEAPAYTTVYDIPKIKEEMDNMNWMSE; encoded by the coding sequence ATGGGAGTAGCTGGAGCATTTACAACAGTTGACTTTATCGTTCTTATTGTTTATTTATTAGCCGTTCTTGCAGCTGGTGTATACTTCACAGATAAAGATATGACCGGTAAGGAATTCTTCCGTGGCGATGGAACAATTCCATGGTACGTTACATCAATGTCTATTATGGCGACATTGTTAAGTCCGATTTCATTCATGACATTGGCAGGGAACTCTTATGCAGGATCATGGTTAATGTGGTTCGCACAGTTAGGAATTTTTATTGCGGTGCCGTTCGCGATTAAGTTTTTCCTACCAATCTATGCGAAGTTAGATATCGATACAGCTTATGATTATTTAGAAAGACGGTATTCAGGACGTTCACTACGTTACATTGGGTCAATTTTCTTTGTTGTTTACCAACTTGGACGTATGTCAATCATTATGTATCTACCGTCAATCGCACTCGCACAAGTTACGGATATTAGTGCGGTTACCTTAACCATCTTAATGGGAATCATTGCTTTAATTTATTCATATACAGGTGGTATGAAGGCCGTCTTATGGACTGACTTTATTCAGTCAGTTATCTTAATTGGTGGGGTTGTCTTATTACTCGTCTTCTTGGTTTCAGATATTGATGGTGGATTTGCACCTGTCTTCGAAGCATTAGGAGATAACAAGTTCTTAGGTAACGATCAACCACTCTTCTCAGCAAATCTTGTTCAAGATTCTGTCTTCTTGCTTATTATCGGAGCAGGATTCAACACCTTATCTAGTTACGTATCATCACAAGATATTGTGCAACGATTTACGACAACAAATGACTTGAAAAAATTGAACAAAATGATGTTAACAAACGGATTTGTGGGCTTGGCACTAACAGCGATCTTCTACTTGATCGGTACTGGATTATTCATCTACTACACGGTTCAGAACCCGGGACTTGCAGAAGGTGTGCCACAAGATGAGATCTTCATCTACTACATTGCTCACCGTATTCCACAAGGTATTACTGGTATTATCATTGCAGCGCTTTATGCAGCAGCTCAGTCTACCTTATCAACTGGAATTAACTCTGTAGCCTCTTCATGGACAATGGACTTACAGAGCCTCTTCATGAAAGGTGAATTGAGCGAAAAACAAAACAAACGTATTGGACAAATTGTATCACTAGTGGTTGGTATTGTTGCTACGGGTGTTGCTATTCTAATGACAAAAGCAGATATCGTATCCGCTTATCGTTGGTTCAACGGATTCATGGGACTCGTCTTAGGTATCCTTGGGGGTACATTCGGTCTGGGAATCTTTACTAAACGCGGAAACATCTATGGTGCGTACGCTGGATTGGTTGCCTCTACTTCAATTATGATTTGGATTCAATACTTCTTACCATCAGGAACGGTTTCTATTTGGGCGAACTCATTGATCTCAATTTCAACATCAATGATCGTTGGTTACATTGTTTCACTATTAACTAAGAAAGTAGAAGCACCAGCATACACAACTGTTTACGACATTCCTAAGATCAAAGAGGAAATGGACAACATGAATTGGATGAGTGAATAA
- a CDS encoding MurR/RpiR family transcriptional regulator, translated as MKPFQKNLVPLIESSYDGLTLTEQEIADFFIKSVHEDRDFSAEKVAEELHVSVSTLTRFAQKCGFSGYRQFIFEYESVENSTSRITDALIQRVMYDYEELINKTYSLVDEEQFSRITSMLREAKRVYIYGKGSSGLVSREMKLRFMRIGLICEAITEEDMMRMNHILIDPDCVVMGLTVSGKTKPVLEALHQAKNHGAKTVLLTTNHSESFSQEFDEVLLIAQKKTLSQGNKISPQFPLLIMVDIFYAYFRNSDTEMRQNLFQHTLDALNIREEDQNGKS; from the coding sequence GTGAAACCATTCCAAAAAAACTTAGTGCCACTGATCGAATCGAGCTATGATGGCTTGACATTGACCGAGCAGGAGATTGCGGATTTTTTTATTAAGTCCGTGCATGAAGACCGTGACTTTTCAGCTGAAAAAGTTGCAGAAGAGCTGCATGTTTCTGTATCGACGCTGACTCGCTTTGCGCAGAAATGTGGCTTTAGCGGCTATCGGCAATTTATCTTCGAATATGAATCGGTTGAGAATAGTACATCGCGGATTACGGATGCGTTAATTCAACGTGTGATGTACGATTATGAAGAATTAATTAATAAGACGTATTCCTTAGTGGATGAGGAGCAGTTCTCGCGGATTACCAGCATGCTTAGAGAAGCGAAGCGTGTGTATATTTATGGAAAAGGGAGTTCCGGTCTCGTGAGTCGTGAGATGAAGTTGCGCTTTATGCGGATTGGCTTGATCTGTGAGGCGATTACGGAAGAAGATATGATGCGCATGAATCACATCTTGATTGATCCAGATTGTGTGGTAATGGGGCTGACCGTCTCTGGTAAGACGAAGCCGGTGTTAGAGGCGTTACACCAGGCCAAAAATCACGGAGCCAAGACCGTCTTATTAACGACCAATCATAGTGAAAGTTTTTCTCAAGAGTTCGATGAAGTGTTACTTATTGCGCAGAAGAAAACACTTAGTCAAGGGAATAAGATTTCGCCGCAATTTCCACTATTAATTATGGTTGATATCTTTTATGCGTACTTCCGAAATTCAGATACGGAGATGCGCCAGAATTTGTTCCAACATACACTAGATGCCTTAAATATTAGAGAGGAAGATCAGAATGGAAAGAGTTAA
- a CDS encoding Gfo/Idh/MocA family protein, which translates to MINYGVVGTGYFGAELARYLVAENDDANVSVVFDPDNAGEVAEELNCDVADSMEELVQREDVDCVIVASPNYLHRDPVIAAAENGKHVFCEKPIALSYKDCADMVEACKKNGVIFMAGHIMNFFNGVRKAKQMVNDGVIGKVLFCHSARNGWEEEQDSVSWKKIREKSGGHLYHHIHELDCVQFIMGGLPEQATMVAGNVAHEGENFGDEDDMIFVTLEYDDDRYALLEWGSAFRWPEHYLMIQGTEGAIKLDMQNTRGTLRKDGKEEYFLIHDTQEIDDDRTRIYQGTEMDGAIAYGKPGRRTPLWLGSVIKHEMNYLHKIIKGGEVDQEFEKLLTGVAAKEAIATADACTLSREEDRKVKLSEITK; encoded by the coding sequence ATGATTAATTATGGAGTAGTAGGAACAGGATATTTTGGAGCAGAATTAGCTCGGTATTTAGTAGCTGAAAACGATGATGCGAATGTGTCAGTAGTTTTTGATCCAGACAATGCAGGTGAAGTTGCTGAGGAATTGAATTGTGATGTAGCAGATTCAATGGAAGAATTGGTACAACGCGAAGATGTAGATTGTGTTATTGTAGCAAGTCCAAACTACCTACACCGTGATCCAGTAATTGCTGCAGCAGAAAATGGGAAGCATGTTTTCTGTGAAAAACCTATTGCTTTAAGTTATAAAGATTGTGCTGATATGGTGGAAGCATGTAAAAAAAATGGTGTAATCTTTATGGCAGGACACATTATGAACTTCTTTAATGGTGTTCGTAAAGCTAAACAAATGGTAAATGATGGTGTGATTGGAAAGGTACTATTTTGTCATTCAGCACGTAATGGTTGGGAAGAAGAACAAGATAGCGTATCTTGGAAAAAAATTAGAGAAAAATCAGGGGGACATTTATATCACCACATTCATGAACTAGACTGTGTTCAGTTTATCATGGGAGGATTACCTGAACAAGCTACAATGGTTGCAGGAAATGTAGCTCATGAGGGTGAGAACTTTGGTGATGAGGATGATATGATTTTTGTAACACTGGAATATGATGATGATCGGTATGCACTTTTAGAGTGGGGATCAGCATTTAGATGGCCGGAACACTATTTGATGATTCAAGGAACAGAAGGTGCTATTAAGTTAGACATGCAAAATACAAGAGGGACTTTGCGTAAAGACGGAAAAGAAGAATATTTCTTAATTCACGACACTCAAGAAATTGATGATGACCGTACACGAATTTATCAAGGAACTGAAATGGACGGTGCTATTGCTTATGGAAAACCAGGTCGTCGCACGCCATTATGGTTGGGATCGGTGATTAAACACGAAATGAATTATCTACACAAAATTATTAAAGGTGGCGAAGTTGATCAAGAATTTGAAAAATTATTGACAGGTGTTGCTGCCAAAGAAGCAATTGCTACTGCTGATGCATGTACACTATCAAGAGAAGAAGATCGCAAAGTAAAACTGTCAGAAATTACAAAATAA
- a CDS encoding cyclically-permuted mutarotase family protein, producing the protein MEFKRVYKYLIGLSAGVLLAACSPDNGAVDEAEAPTEEVTDETAAEETTPKDEKTDEQATDETKETADMAEASHQIDWEKIGELPAPDGYDENIGVAGIIGGVIDGKIVTGGGANFPDGPPTEGGEKVIHKDLYLFDVENGEINVLDQISYEYGLGYGASVVHEDTLYYVGGGETPETSADVLAITTENDKLNVEKIGELEVPFENGIAEYHDGKIYYGVGKLDGEASSDFYAFDIESGENTSLAAFPGEARSQSVSEIFGNEIVVFGGGSSVTYQDGYRYNIEEDTWEELANVAIDGQEISVLGADSTKISDTEMLVVGGFDEEVWNRVNADLADLEGEEKDAYMKEYYSHPVEYYNWNKQMLVYNIETDEWTTLGEISFDAPAGAALLKDGENVYSIMGEIKPTVRTPNIYQGVLQ; encoded by the coding sequence ATGGAATTTAAACGCGTGTATAAATATTTAATTGGACTGAGTGCAGGAGTATTGTTAGCTGCATGTTCGCCAGATAATGGAGCGGTCGATGAAGCGGAAGCCCCAACCGAAGAAGTGACGGATGAAACAGCTGCTGAGGAAACAACGCCAAAAGATGAAAAAACGGATGAACAAGCAACTGACGAAACAAAAGAGACAGCTGATATGGCAGAGGCGAGTCACCAAATTGATTGGGAAAAAATCGGGGAATTACCCGCGCCAGATGGTTATGATGAAAACATTGGTGTAGCAGGTATTATTGGCGGGGTGATTGATGGCAAGATTGTTACTGGTGGAGGTGCTAATTTCCCAGATGGCCCACCAACTGAAGGTGGCGAAAAAGTGATCCACAAAGATCTGTATCTCTTCGATGTGGAAAACGGTGAAATTAATGTCTTAGATCAAATCAGTTACGAGTATGGGTTAGGGTATGGGGCCAGTGTTGTTCATGAAGATACCTTATACTATGTCGGTGGTGGCGAAACCCCAGAAACTTCCGCTGATGTCTTAGCGATTACGACTGAGAATGACAAATTAAATGTTGAAAAAATTGGTGAGTTAGAGGTGCCATTCGAGAATGGTATCGCTGAATACCATGATGGAAAAATTTATTATGGAGTGGGTAAATTAGATGGAGAGGCATCATCTGATTTTTATGCATTCGATATTGAGTCAGGCGAGAATACATCATTAGCTGCTTTCCCAGGTGAAGCTCGTTCACAGAGTGTCTCTGAAATCTTTGGTAATGAAATAGTTGTCTTCGGTGGGGGATCATCCGTGACATATCAAGATGGTTATCGCTACAATATTGAAGAAGATACATGGGAAGAACTTGCTAATGTCGCGATTGATGGCCAGGAAATCTCAGTACTTGGAGCTGATTCCACCAAAATTAGTGACACTGAGATGTTAGTGGTCGGTGGATTTGATGAAGAAGTATGGAACCGAGTGAACGCGGACCTCGCTGATCTTGAAGGGGAAGAAAAAGATGCGTATATGAAAGAGTACTACTCACATCCAGTTGAGTACTACAATTGGAATAAACAAATGCTCGTTTACAATATTGAAACAGATGAGTGGACCACATTAGGTGAGATTTCATTCGACGCTCCAGCTGGTGCAGCGTTACTTAAGGATGGCGAGAACGTGTACTCCATTATGGGTGAAATTAAGCCAACTGTCCGCACACCGAATATTTATCAAGGCGTTCTACAATAA
- a CDS encoding carbohydrate ABC transporter permease, whose amino-acid sequence MDGKLKERLIDFGAYLVLTLATIISVFPLLWMILSSFKGRGELSANPTRFIPQFFTWEYYEHVLFELNFLENIKNSLVISLSTTLIAIVISSMAAYGIVRFFPKLGAIMSKVLVTTYIFPPILLAIPYSVVMARVGLTNSQIGLIIIYLSFSIPYAVWLLVGFFQTVPIGIEEAAKIDGANKYVTFTKVVLPIVAPGIVATAIYTFINAWNEFLYALILINSTEKMPVSVALRRLSGSEILDWGDIMAASVIVVIPSVIFFTFIQRKIAGGLSEGSVK is encoded by the coding sequence ATCTCAGTATTCCCATTGTTATGGATGATTCTATCCTCGTTTAAAGGAAGAGGAGAATTATCGGCTAATCCAACACGTTTTATCCCACAATTTTTTACTTGGGAATACTATGAGCATGTATTATTTGAACTAAACTTCCTAGAGAACATTAAAAACAGTTTAGTTATCTCATTATCAACTACACTGATTGCAATTGTGATTTCTTCAATGGCTGCATATGGAATTGTTCGGTTTTTCCCTAAATTAGGAGCTATTATGTCAAAAGTACTAGTGACTACGTACATTTTTCCTCCTATATTATTAGCAATTCCATATTCAGTTGTAATGGCTAGAGTAGGACTGACGAATAGTCAAATTGGATTAATTATTATCTATCTATCATTCAGTATTCCGTATGCGGTATGGTTATTGGTTGGTTTTTTCCAAACAGTACCTATTGGAATTGAAGAAGCTGCTAAGATAGATGGTGCAAATAAATATGTAACATTTACAAAAGTTGTTCTACCAATTGTTGCACCTGGAATTGTTGCAACTGCGATTTATACGTTTATTAATGCATGGAATGAATTCTTGTACGCATTAATTTTAATTAATTCAACAGAAAAAATGCCGGTATCAGTTGCTCTTCGTCGATTAAGCGGATCAGAAATTCTTGACTGGGGAGACATTATGGCTGCCTCAGTAATTGTTGTTATCCCATCAGTCATTTTCTTCACATTTATCCAACGTAAAATTGCCGGAGGTCTTTCAGAAGGGTCAGTTAAATAA
- a CDS encoding N-acetylmannosamine-6-phosphate 2-epimerase, which yields MERVKNQLIVSCQALEEEPLHSSFIMGRMAVAAEEGGAKGIRSNSVADVKEIKSQVDLPVIAIIKREYDDAEAFITPTIKEVDELMEAKPDVIAVDATSSTRPNGETLDEFFAQIKAKYPDQPLMADCSTLEEMLYADRLGFDYIGTTLVGYTSQSKGTKIETNDFEIIRQLLAEAENKVIAEGNINSPEKARRVLDLGCYSVVVGSSITRPQLITKTYTDAINA from the coding sequence ATGGAAAGAGTTAAGAATCAATTAATTGTATCATGTCAAGCACTGGAAGAAGAACCGCTCCACAGTTCGTTCATTATGGGACGGATGGCTGTGGCGGCAGAAGAAGGTGGAGCGAAAGGGATTCGTTCCAATTCAGTGGCGGATGTGAAAGAAATCAAGTCACAAGTTGATTTGCCGGTCATTGCGATTATTAAGCGAGAATATGACGATGCAGAAGCCTTCATTACACCGACGATCAAAGAGGTCGATGAATTGATGGAAGCCAAACCTGATGTGATTGCAGTAGATGCGACAAGCTCAACGCGACCCAATGGCGAGACACTAGATGAATTCTTCGCCCAAATTAAAGCAAAATATCCTGACCAACCATTAATGGCGGATTGTTCGACATTGGAAGAGATGCTGTATGCGGATCGACTTGGCTTTGATTATATCGGAACTACCTTGGTCGGCTATACATCTCAGAGTAAGGGGACCAAAATCGAAACAAATGACTTCGAAATTATTCGTCAACTCCTAGCAGAAGCGGAGAATAAAGTAATTGCGGAAGGGAATATTAACTCACCAGAAAAAGCGCGACGCGTACTGGATCTAGGATGTTACAGTGTCGTAGTGGGCTCCAGCATTACACGTCCACAACTGATTACGAAGACTTACACGGATGCGATTAACGCATAA
- a CDS encoding N-acetylneuraminate lyase, with protein sequence MLREDLKGLYSALLVPYNEDGSVNEEGLRKIIRHVIDKMELDGLYVGGSTGENFLLDKETKKQIFDIAKDETGDAVKLIAQVGSPNVYEAIELGQYATELGYDAISAVTPFYYKFSFKEVKQYYKDITDAVDNDLIVYSIPVLTGVEIGLDDFGELFELDRVVGVKFTAADFFLLERLRKKFPEHLIFSGFDEMLLPAVVNKVDGAIGSTYNANGPRSKQIFELAKEGKVEEALEIQNVTNDFISAVLENGLYPTLKYILQQETGSEERFYARKPMAQSTDAQLERAQEIYEKYIK encoded by the coding sequence ATGTTAAGAGAAGATTTGAAAGGGTTATATTCAGCGTTATTAGTACCATACAATGAAGATGGTAGCGTAAACGAAGAGGGCTTACGCAAAATTATTCGTCACGTCATCGATAAGATGGAACTTGACGGATTGTACGTCGGCGGATCAACAGGGGAGAACTTCTTACTAGACAAAGAGACAAAGAAACAAATCTTTGATATCGCAAAAGATGAAACAGGCGATGCAGTGAAGTTAATCGCACAAGTGGGAAGCCCAAATGTCTATGAAGCAATTGAATTAGGACAGTATGCAACAGAATTAGGTTACGACGCAATTTCTGCGGTGACACCATTCTACTACAAGTTCTCATTCAAAGAAGTTAAACAATACTACAAAGACATTACAGATGCTGTAGACAACGATTTAATTGTTTACTCTATTCCAGTTCTAACGGGTGTTGAGATTGGATTGGATGACTTCGGTGAGTTGTTCGAATTAGACAGAGTGGTTGGAGTTAAATTTACTGCAGCAGACTTCTTCTTACTTGAGCGACTACGTAAGAAATTCCCAGAGCACTTAATTTTCTCTGGTTTCGACGAGATGTTACTACCAGCTGTTGTGAACAAAGTGGACGGAGCAATCGGTTCAACTTACAATGCGAATGGTCCACGTTCTAAACAAATCTTCGAATTAGCAAAAGAAGGTAAAGTAGAAGAAGCACTTGAAATCCAAAACGTGACAAATGACTTCATCTCAGCGGTACTTGAAAATGGCTTGTACCCAACATTGAAGTACATCTTACAACAAGAAACAGGATCAGAAGAGCGCTTCTACGCACGTAAACCAATGGCTCAAAGTACAGATGCTCAACTGGAACGTGCTCAAGAAATTTACGAAAAATACATTAAATAA